From the Vulpes lagopus strain Blue_001 chromosome 19, ASM1834538v1, whole genome shotgun sequence genome, the window taacTGATTATTATTTGGGTATCTAAAACtcaattttttagaaaaggagaaaaattaatatatcattCCAAGTATTAGATTCTGACACTACTTTGAACTCAGTATTTTCTAAAGCATTTCATATTTGTAACTTAtgggaaaagaaattttgtttttaatctgttgTAAAACTGCTTTTCTTCAGCAAGGTCACCACAGAGTTGTTTCAAGAATACTAAGAACACAGTAAAATAAAACGAATTCTTTATCCCAGAACCACATTATAGTTCTGCACAGAAATGCAGACTTAATGAATCTAACCAAAAAGATAAATTGCCAGTTCTAACACTTATATCATTTGTGTATGTTAACAAAGATTCAAAGAACAACTGAAGATATATCATATTAAAAGCTGTTATTGTTTTGATGGTTTCAAACCCTGATAAAGTAAATCCAGTTACTACAGTAATAATTTCTCCCTCATCCCTAATCAGCCATTGGTCAGCATTCCTAAGTAACTCAtggtataaagaaaaacaatgcaaaacTCAAGGCACTAGAGTTATTCTCCcccaaatgtatataatatagGCCATTCAGAGCATACTATCCCAGACTCCTCAGTATTCTACAACATAGAATtagaaaactaacatttattgatagATTTAAGGTGTAATACAGGTTTCCAAAAATGTGGCAGTGAGAATACCagcataaaaaagagaaacttgtGCTAAAAACAACCTGAATTCATCATTGGCAATATTACATAACAATCAAGGCCCTCACATACTAACGATTTCCGCTTTGTCTATATTGCCAAGCTCCCATGcatcaaaaaaacacaaaactaaaattaTCAAACTTGGGAAGCAATAAAGTACTCTGAATTTTAAGATCATAATATTAGGAAAATTTGGGAGATTTGCAAAATATATCCTAATCATCCATGTGTACAGTCTCATTTCTAGTCATTTTTGCAGTGATCATTAGTGAATAAAGAACAGATTTTACAAGTTTATATATAGCAGGGCATCTGGGTTCAACACAAAACTGTTACAAACTTTAGGCAAATACATGTTTCATAAGACACTGCTAACACTTagaggaattaaataaaattccaaatcttGGAAAGCAAATAAAGACAAGACAACTAAGAAGCATTTTCCACCATTTACTCTTGTTATCAAAAATAGTTCAACTCttcttgcaaaacaaaaacaaaatagtacaTACTGGACACATACATCACATTTTTCTTCCTATGGCTttagcccacccccaccccaccaagagacaaaaaaaaaaaaaaaaaaaaaaaaaaaaggcgcccaacaacaacagaaacaattCTACCTGACCACATTCACAGAAAATGACACCAGGATACACTACAAAACAGAAGGAGGTGTCATCTGCTCTGTGTCCAAGGTTTCTTCTCCGTGTCTTGTACTAGGTGAGTAACCATCATTGAACATGCTGTGTGCCAAATCAAAACATAACTTCAACACATGTCAGATCTCATGAGAGACGGTGAACGTAGTAGAAATTGGAAATTTTccagcagtatttttaaataagcactgTCAAAGCAGCAATTCTTCTTTTAAATCATAAGGTCATTTCTTTACAACCTAGTCAGTCCTTGTTGTATTTGGGCTGTGCTCTTTCAAGCAACTGACTAGATTTCCCTTCAACAGAATGTTTGTGACTCACTTGTCTTCCCCATAAAAATTAAAGGGAAGACATGCATTTAAACTGAAACAGTTTGTGCTTTACATGCAAAAGAGCATTCTAAAGAAAATCCTCCTAGCTTCAAATCTACCTAAATGCACAGGCTTCATAAAAACGCATTTTTATTTGGCCTCTATAAAGAAGCCTTCATAAAGAATAGCaccccaaaaaagagaaaaggagcatattcaaaaataaagtcTGTGAAACTattagaggaaacaaaaaaaaaaaaaatcaaagaagtggCCAATAGCAATAAATATAATGCATAAATCTGGAGAGGTTTGGGggcattatttcaaaattattttaaataaatcccaatttctaaataaaaatttttataattttttttaaaattctgtcacaTCCTACAGTCTAAATTCAATTACCTTCAGAATAAGACTGCTCTTCTCCACTTCATTTATTAATTAGAACATTGCTAAAAGTGAAGGACTTCAAATTCTTTTCCCTAGAAATGAGTCAGACATAACTATAAAAGTTATTACTCAAAGTCAGAAGAGTTTTATAGCATAAAAAGCTAAATATCTGCAGTCTTGACAGAATTTCagtttgttcactttttaaaatacagatttcaacATTCTAATGAGGGGCAAATTTTCTTTCATCATAATACTGCTGATTTAAGAACTGCTACATACACCAGTAGCCAATTTTCATGATCAGAAATGGTATTATGTCAGCACAAAGGTTGAGCTGGACACATCAGCTTTTCAACAGGAGAAGCATCAATGGCATCTGAAGGCAGCACTGAGTCTCCTGAACTAACGGCTACTTTTTCACAAAAAATTAGCACAATCTTTATGGACTGACTAGATACCACTTCCTTACATTTAATCATAAACTTTGATTATGCACAAAGCATGACCATAAACAATGAGGTTAATGTTATTTTCCTTGCCAAAGTTCATTTTGTATAAATCAGTTGCATCAGCATTTGTTCTCAAACTATGAGGTTCTGTAAGAACTAAGGACATATAGTTGTAGGGTTACTCCTCCATTATCTGCAAACTATTTCCCCGACACTAACACATATAACTTAGCAATGAAAACACTTGATACAAGTGATCTATATGCAGGAGCTCCGGCAAGTTAAACCAACAAAACCATAGCTGCCGTAAAACTGTAGCTATTTCCCTACCAGAGGTAGGTTTAAAGACCCACTGATTTAACAGTCGAATCTCATGTCTATAGCTTCATCCAAACTTTTATCATCGTGTGTACTGGCAGCTAAAAACGTTGTAACTGGGGACCCTGTGACATTAATTACACTGGTGCTGGTACTAGCATTGCGCACAGCAATGCTAGTCACGTTAATGCCCAAAGTGAGCCTGGTCTGCTCCAAGGCCTTTTCTGGCACAGCAAATGCCTCCAGCTTCTTCTCCCCATTGGCCATATAGGAGTTTTGGCAGCCACGACATATACAATCTAAGCAGGCTTTGCGGTTAGAGTAGCAAGGGCAGCGTTGGCCGCGGCATGTAAGAACACTTGGATTTTGAGTAGCACGCCCACATTTACACCCTTTCTTTTCCTGGGGTTTTTTATACACAGTCTTGGTAGGACTTCCTGGCATAAAATGGTGACTAGGAATCTTTTCCTttactgttttgtcttttttaagaaTACCTGGCTTGGTTTTTGAGTGAGATTTCTTGGATCCGTGTTCATGACTCTTTTTCATGCTTTTAGTAGATAAAAGTACAGTTTTGCTGATTTTGGGTGTTGTGCCTCCATTGGGAACAGTTGCAATAGGTTGAAGAGAAATTTTGCTCTCCCGTTTCACCGTCACAGGGGCAGATGCCCCCAACGTTGGGCCTCGGATAATGGTAGAAATTGGAAGTGGCTGAACTTTCTCACTGTCACTTTCTGATCTGGATCGTTTTCTATTCAATTTTGCTACTTTCGGAGTTGCTGCTGTACATGATAACCCATGAAGTGCAGGACTGGTGGACATAAACACATTATGGCTAAGAGACTGGGAAGAAAGCTGCAAAAAAGGTCCATTGGATACAGTGGCTTCCAAGTTAGGTTGCAAATTAGGGCAGCAAACCTCTGTATTTGAAACGGTTTCTAAGCTGCGGAGCACTTCCTCAACACTCAGTAAGAGAGAGTCACCAGGTTTTATATCTTCACTGAAACTGCAGATATCAATGCCTGTGGAGCATAAGTCAGTGGCTACTGTGTCACAGACAGGTGGCAAGCTATCAGACAGATCCTCAGTTTTTATGTCAACAGTGTTACATACATCAATTGTGTTTGAATGTTCTGGTGAAGGAATATTTATACCAAATCTATCTATTGAGAGCCCATTGTAAGTAGGCAAACCATTGATAACAGAACTGCCAATAGCAATGCTGAGGGTGCTTTCAGATATTGGAGATAAACTAGCTTGAGGATCAGCTGTGGGTTCTGAGGTTGAAGGTAAAGGGGAATGTGTTAAACACAAAGTAAAGGATGAATCTGAGGGTTTTTCTGTCTCCTCACAAAACAATGATCCATCATTAAGCAAAGCCAAAATATCAGAAGAACAGTCGACTGCTTCTATTATATCCCGTGCCAATGTAGTCTGTGTTATATATTCGCATAGTTTTTTGTAGCAGTTCACTAGGATGCTTAACTGCTTGTTTTCCTCAAATTGCTCATAGTCTTTGCACCAGCTACATGAAGGTTTCATCATCATTTTCTTGCCTTTACAAGGTTTGCAGACATAATGTTGGCAGGTGGAGTTGGTGGGTGCAATAGGATCTTGTAGCAAATGTcctaagaggaaaaaaggaggaaagcaaagattttagtaaaataaatttatgatttcATATACTGAAGTTAAGAtgagattttaagtaatctgtgTAAAATTGAGATGGGTTAAACTCACCAGACCAGATAACAAAAAACATATCTtacaggaaatggaaaaatactcaATAGTGCACTTCACTTCCATGCCATATTCCCCATTCTTTTATCTCAAACCAGAATCTTCCTTGATTCTGTGTTTCTCTCCCAAACAGTACGTTCTGGTCCACTTTCTTATCCTCTTCTCCAAAGGCTATAAAGAGTTGAAGATCAGTCACCAAAAGCACAAACTCGGCTTAAAACCCTTGGAAACTCAACCTAACACAGCACAGTAATGCTATATATTGTCCTGAGAAAATCATACTGTTTTTTAttaaacactggaaaaaaagataTGAGCAAGAGACACTTAGTCCCTACTCTCCTTAAACATAGTTTAAGGATATTAATCAGTACAAAGGCATCTTCACCAAAAAAAGTATAATTCCAAACCATTTTATTAGATACACACTTATCGTAATACTAAGAAGACTGAAATgtaattatgatttaaaaaagagctatattcatttatcaaaagaaaaagggggagTAATACATTAAACTCAAATTCTCCTACAGAAAATCAATGCAATgacaaaaagaatatttaaacacacaaaaggaaaaaaaaagggcatacTACCAGACTTAAATTCTTCTGCCAAAATATACAATGACCCCAGTCATAAACCCCAAGTATCCTAAGTACAGCAATATCATGTAAAAGTGAAAGTGGTCTCCCAAATTATAAATGACTTGTGTAGATTATGTACCAGGAAATTGAGAAAGCAACCAGATCCAGTCTCTATTCCCAACCTCCTCCACAAAGAAGCAACTATTCTTGGTTCCCAATTCAGGACAAATAGTAATAAACTCAAAGTAGCACCTGTTTCTCATACAAAATTATGTAATTAAGACTCAGGCATGGGAAAGAAGATACTTAACGCTACAGCCAAGTGAAATCAGCAAACCCTCCCTTAAAAGCAACTATAAACCTGAAAATCTTTGACAAAACGAGTCATTTCACAATGTTTCATATAAAAACATTTGAGAAGCATTTATGTTTGAAAAACTGCTCAATTTCAGGTAAAGATGGTGAGAATCTATGTTGTTCTAGTTTGGGGCTGCCCAGTTCTCCCCTACCACCCAGCACCATCAGTGTTACCCTGTGAGGACCAGAGGCTGCTGTGATGGAAGGGAACTCACTCCATTTAGTGCAGAGGATGATACAGAGCCCCAGAAACATGATCGTTGAAGGTGACCTCTCAGAGGCTAGCCAACTGGAGAAGGCAATAGCTCAGTTCTTACTAGGCTAAGGTTGCCTAAACCCAGATTAAACAGAAAGGCCACAAACAAGATGACACTTTACCCCAAGCtcatctataaattcaatgtaatcctTATGAGAGTCCCAGgtggctttttaaagaaactgatagattgattctaaaattcttatGGAATCAGAGGACCTAGTATAGCCAgcacagttttttaaaagcaaagttggagggCCTTACACTGtcaaatttcaaaatcatttttaaagctaTAGTACTCAAAGCAATGTGGTAATGGCAAAAGGATAAGCAtataaatcagtggaacagaacagaggtCCATAAAGAAATTCTCACATTTATGTTCAGCTGATTAGTGTGACAAGAGTGCCCAGATAATTCAATAGGAAGAGTATTTTCCGCACATCATGTGGGACAATTTGAtatccaaatgcaaaaaaaaaaaaaaaaaacaaaaacctactactattagatccttacctcacaacatgcacaaatattaactcaaaatggatcacagacacCCAAATATAAGACCTaaactctaaaagaaaaacacagaagaaaaccaTGACTTTGGGTTGGGCAAAGTTTAGATGTGACATCAATGCACaatctgtgaaaggaaaaaagttgtaaaatggatttcacaaaattaaaaatgcgtGCTTCATcataaaacatcattaaaatgaaaagataatccacagactgagaaaaaaatttgtaaatcatttatctgataaagggcttaTAACATGACATACTAAAAACATTTCCTACAGAtcaataaagacaattttaaaagtgggcaaaagatttgaataaagatttcaccaaaaaaaaaaaaatcaatgtctaatatgcaaatgaaaatatgctcaatatcagaagaaaaataaaaccttaccACTGCtccacacctattagaatggataaattcaaaatgacagTATACCAACAGTTGggaaagatgtggagaaactggaacccttctGTGTtactggtgagaatataaaaagCGTAATAAcgttggaaaacagtttggtagtttcttaaaaagttaaacatacatttaccaTACAAACCAGCAATTTTGCTCTTAGTAACCTcctcaaaaagaaatgaaaatatatgtccatatgAATGTGAAATATGCATAgctgcattattcacaatagacgaaaactggaaacaatccaaatgtccaactggtaagaagataaacaaaatgtagtatattcatacaatggaatactgtttGGCAATTAAAAGAACTATTGGTACATGCTACAATATAATTAACttcaaaaacatgctaagtgaaagaagccagatgcaagaGAGGACATTattggattatttcatttatataaaatgtctagaaatacagaaaaacagaactaGTGGTTGCCTACGGCTGGGACCAGGAGCAGGGACTAACTGTAAGTGGACACAATGGAAATTTTAccagtgatgaaaatgttctagtaTCTTATCATAGTGACGGTTGCACAACTCTAAAATcttaactgaaaaaaaacaaaaaaagacaaaacaccaGTAATTATGAAATCTAACCTTCTACCTAATATAGGAATTCTGAGTACCTTGACTTTATTTAAGGCAGGATGTAGGGGACATGAATATGTACAGAGATACGTATGTATgcacttaaaagaataaagtgtaaggttaaaaaaaataccttactGAAAAGGAGAGACTGAACAAAGTGAAAAGGGAAAAGACTATTCTGGGTTTAACTTGTTTTTAGCTTTTAACTTTCAAACCATGTAAATactttacataattatataacaaattttaaaggaagcccccaaaaataaaaagcaagtaacTTTAATTGTGTATCAAGTATACACAATTCAGAAACTTACTTTATAACATAGAAAATTGACTAATGCTAgcacccttgttttgtttttcagtaatcACATTGGTAGTGTGGACAGTTACTATGAAAGTGTTGATGTCTATTGTGGGATAGATGTTCTTGAgaatctggtgtgtgtgtgtgtgtgtgtgtgtgtgtgtgtgttttaagtaggAACAAAGAAGTTCTAAGAGAAAGTTAAGCAAAAAATCCTGTAGTCTTGAATTTCAATTGGATTTATCAGGAtgaattcatgttttcatgttaaatatacatatttcctaGCACGACACACTGAAAAAGCCTGGAAGCAAGGGACTAAATAAACCCAGTAGCAATGAACTCAAATAATGGTACTGAAAAAACGATTTCCTGTTCAAAGAATCTCAAATAACTGATTCCAGATCTGTGACATAAATTAGGCAAGATGAGTTTTGGTTACCTTGTTATACCGGAAAGCAAGGAAATAACCAAAGATCAGGACTGTGTTAAGGGAACTCAGTAGCAAACCTAAAGAGGCCCCTGCtcaaaaaacatgagaaaatctGAGCATGTATAAATAAGTGCAATGGAATGAAGTATATCTGAAAAGTTCAAACCGACGGATGATgtaagggagggaaggaaaaagaaaaaaggaaggaagggagggagggaggaaaatcCATTTCAGGATACCAGTGAATCAGCGGATTAGTttgaaaagtggaaaataaagagCAAGCATCAAGTGTTTATTTTGATTTAACTATATCTGAACTATACACCAAGTAACCCAATCACAGATGCAAAGTTTCTCTTTACAGGGATAATGGagctaataaaacaaacaatGTAATTTAAATGTCATCATTTTATAATCCCTAATTATTTGCAAATTGTATAATCTAAGTGATAAGGACTG encodes:
- the MSL2 gene encoding E3 ubiquitin-protein ligase MSL2 isoform X1; its protein translation is MGQLTNVSPQPTRPGGNLRAHGGGAERTGSLQRACSVLRASQGRRRGAKAPCVGGLLQLHKLARILVTTLASGSSLISSELLQIRHCSLAAYKVGSGISFQPGANGVEVSAMNPVNATALYISASRLVLNYDPGDPKAFTEINRLLPYFRQSLSCCVCGHLLQDPIAPTNSTCQHYVCKPCKGKKMMMKPSCSWCKDYEQFEENKQLSILVNCYKKLCEYITQTTLARDIIEAVDCSSDILALLNDGSLFCEETEKPSDSSFTLCLTHSPLPSTSEPTADPQASLSPISESTLSIAIGSSVINGLPTYNGLSIDRFGINIPSPEHSNTIDVCNTVDIKTEDLSDSLPPVCDTVATDLCSTGIDICSFSEDIKPGDSLLLSVEEVLRSLETVSNTEVCCPNLQPNLEATVSNGPFLQLSSQSLSHNVFMSTSPALHGLSCTAATPKVAKLNRKRSRSESDSEKVQPLPISTIIRGPTLGASAPVTVKRESKISLQPIATVPNGGTTPKISKTVLLSTKSMKKSHEHGSKKSHSKTKPGILKKDKTVKEKIPSHHFMPGSPTKTVYKKPQEKKGCKCGRATQNPSVLTCRGQRCPCYSNRKACLDCICRGCQNSYMANGEKKLEAFAVPEKALEQTRLTLGINVTSIAVRNASTSTSVINVTGSPVTTFLAASTHDDKSLDEAIDMRFDC
- the MSL2 gene encoding E3 ubiquitin-protein ligase MSL2 isoform X4, with amino-acid sequence MLCSKSRHLLQDPIAPTNSTCQHYVCKPCKGKKMMMKPSCSWCKDYEQFEENKQLSILVNCYKKLCEYITQTTLARDIIEAVDCSSDILALLNDGSLFCEETEKPSDSSFTLCLTHSPLPSTSEPTADPQASLSPISESTLSIAIGSSVINGLPTYNGLSIDRFGINIPSPEHSNTIDVCNTVDIKTEDLSDSLPPVCDTVATDLCSTGIDICSFSEDIKPGDSLLLSVEEVLRSLETVSNTEVCCPNLQPNLEATVSNGPFLQLSSQSLSHNVFMSTSPALHGLSCTAATPKVAKLNRKRSRSESDSEKVQPLPISTIIRGPTLGASAPVTVKRESKISLQPIATVPNGGTTPKISKTVLLSTKSMKKSHEHGSKKSHSKTKPGILKKDKTVKEKIPSHHFMPGSPTKTVYKKPQEKKGCKCGRATQNPSVLTCRGQRCPCYSNRKACLDCICRGCQNSYMANGEKKLEAFAVPEKALEQTRLTLGINVTSIAVRNASTSTSVINVTGSPVTTFLAASTHDDKSLDEAIDMRFDC
- the MSL2 gene encoding E3 ubiquitin-protein ligase MSL2 isoform X3 is translated as MFFVIWSGHLLQDPIAPTNSTCQHYVCKPCKGKKMMMKPSCSWCKDYEQFEENKQLSILVNCYKKLCEYITQTTLARDIIEAVDCSSDILALLNDGSLFCEETEKPSDSSFTLCLTHSPLPSTSEPTADPQASLSPISESTLSIAIGSSVINGLPTYNGLSIDRFGINIPSPEHSNTIDVCNTVDIKTEDLSDSLPPVCDTVATDLCSTGIDICSFSEDIKPGDSLLLSVEEVLRSLETVSNTEVCCPNLQPNLEATVSNGPFLQLSSQSLSHNVFMSTSPALHGLSCTAATPKVAKLNRKRSRSESDSEKVQPLPISTIIRGPTLGASAPVTVKRESKISLQPIATVPNGGTTPKISKTVLLSTKSMKKSHEHGSKKSHSKTKPGILKKDKTVKEKIPSHHFMPGSPTKTVYKKPQEKKGCKCGRATQNPSVLTCRGQRCPCYSNRKACLDCICRGCQNSYMANGEKKLEAFAVPEKALEQTRLTLGINVTSIAVRNASTSTSVINVTGSPVTTFLAASTHDDKSLDEAIDMRFDC
- the MSL2 gene encoding E3 ubiquitin-protein ligase MSL2 isoform X2, with product MNPVNATALYISASRLVLNYDPGDPKAFTEINRLLPYFRQSLSCCVCGHLLQDPIAPTNSTCQHYVCKPCKGKKMMMKPSCSWCKDYEQFEENKQLSILVNCYKKLCEYITQTTLARDIIEAVDCSSDILALLNDGSLFCEETEKPSDSSFTLCLTHSPLPSTSEPTADPQASLSPISESTLSIAIGSSVINGLPTYNGLSIDRFGINIPSPEHSNTIDVCNTVDIKTEDLSDSLPPVCDTVATDLCSTGIDICSFSEDIKPGDSLLLSVEEVLRSLETVSNTEVCCPNLQPNLEATVSNGPFLQLSSQSLSHNVFMSTSPALHGLSCTAATPKVAKLNRKRSRSESDSEKVQPLPISTIIRGPTLGASAPVTVKRESKISLQPIATVPNGGTTPKISKTVLLSTKSMKKSHEHGSKKSHSKTKPGILKKDKTVKEKIPSHHFMPGSPTKTVYKKPQEKKGCKCGRATQNPSVLTCRGQRCPCYSNRKACLDCICRGCQNSYMANGEKKLEAFAVPEKALEQTRLTLGINVTSIAVRNASTSTSVINVTGSPVTTFLAASTHDDKSLDEAIDMRFDC
- the MSL2 gene encoding E3 ubiquitin-protein ligase MSL2 isoform X5, translating into MMMKPSCSWCKDYEQFEENKQLSILVNCYKKLCEYITQTTLARDIIEAVDCSSDILALLNDGSLFCEETEKPSDSSFTLCLTHSPLPSTSEPTADPQASLSPISESTLSIAIGSSVINGLPTYNGLSIDRFGINIPSPEHSNTIDVCNTVDIKTEDLSDSLPPVCDTVATDLCSTGIDICSFSEDIKPGDSLLLSVEEVLRSLETVSNTEVCCPNLQPNLEATVSNGPFLQLSSQSLSHNVFMSTSPALHGLSCTAATPKVAKLNRKRSRSESDSEKVQPLPISTIIRGPTLGASAPVTVKRESKISLQPIATVPNGGTTPKISKTVLLSTKSMKKSHEHGSKKSHSKTKPGILKKDKTVKEKIPSHHFMPGSPTKTVYKKPQEKKGCKCGRATQNPSVLTCRGQRCPCYSNRKACLDCICRGCQNSYMANGEKKLEAFAVPEKALEQTRLTLGINVTSIAVRNASTSTSVINVTGSPVTTFLAASTHDDKSLDEAIDMRFDC